One Thunnus thynnus chromosome 18, fThuThy2.1, whole genome shotgun sequence genomic region harbors:
- the LOC137168988 gene encoding uncharacterized protein, producing MRERSRMVEFRRIQMFLILVLQFSDITGQDSSFTVRDGDEVTLSCQNVMTDQDKCNSTTWLFSASRNTTVELIKLGQIGEEAKAKSDRLSVTANCSLVIKKVTVEDAGRYTCRQLKSGRQQGQVSQVDLSVVTMTEYKNNNEVTLSCSVLKRGQCRHTVKWVYQGKDVDKENKDLKTSQSTCSVTVSFLTSHFICTSNHELLKCEVTDPNNGKVQLYNISPQLSCEKPGVAETTTEPETTSTPQEGADAITATSATKDATITPQDCSALSYIMLVMRVAELLLITVITVLLFRARGNQRPPDDNIVLNSVRSRTAKRSGPAASQVNI from the exons atgagagagagaagcaggatGGTTGAATTCAGACGGATTCAAATGTTTCTGATACTGGTGCTTCAGTTTTCAg ACATAACTGGACAAGAttcctccttcactgtcagagatggagatgaagtcaCTTTGTCTTGTCAAAATGTGATGACTGATCAGGATAAATGTAACAGTACTACCTGGCTCTTCAGTGCTTCAAGAAACACAACAGTAGAGCTGATTAAACTTGGGCAGATTGGTGAAGAAGCCAAAGctaaatcagacagactgagtgttacAGCGAACTGTTCTCTGGTTATAAAGAAGGTCACAGTTGAGGATGCTGGTCGTTACACCTGCAGACAGCTCAAATCAGGACGACAACAAGGTCAAGTCTCTCAGGTTGATCTGTCTGTTGTtacca TGACTGAATATAAGAACAATAATGAGGTGACGTTAAGCTGCTCTGTGTTGAAACGTGGacagtgtagacacacagtgaaGTGGGTGTATCAGGGTAAAGATgtggacaaagaaaacaaagacttGAAGACATCACAGTCTACCTGTTCAGTCACTGTGTCCTTCCTGACTTCTCATTTTATTTGCACATCAAATCATGAGTTACTGAAGTGTGAAGTCACAGATCCCAACAATGGAAAAGTGCAGCTGTATAACATCAGTCCTCAGTTGTCATGTGAGAAACCAG GTGTGgctgaaacaacaacagagccTGAAACAACATCAACACCACAAGAAG gtGCAGACGCCATAACAGCAACATCTGCAACCAAAGATGCTACAATTACACCACAAG ATTGTTCTGCTCTGAGCTACATAATGTTGGTGATGCGTGTGGCTGAACTCCTCCTCATCACTGTGATTACTGTTCTTCTCTTCAGAGCTCGAG GGAACCAGAGACCACCTGATGACAACATT gttttAAACTCAGTAAGAAGCCGAACAGCGAAGCGTTCTGGTCCAGCAGCCAGTCAGGTAAATATCTGA
- the LOC137168986 gene encoding uncharacterized protein isoform X1 has protein sequence MRERSRMVEFRRIQMLFLILVLQFSADITGQRSSFTVRDGDEVTLSCQNVLNDQDKCDSTTWLFGGLRSTVLVALIELGQIGEKAKAKSDRLNVTANCSLVIKKVTVEDVGRYFCIQFKSGRQQGQDSEVDLSVVTMTEYKNNNEVTLSCSVLKRGQCRHTVKWVYQGKDVDKDNKDLKTSQSSCSVTVSFLTSHFICTSNHELLKCKVTDLNNGKVQLYNISPQLSCEKPGVAETTTEPETTSTPQEGAYAITATTATKDATITPQDCSALSYIMLMMRVAELLLITVITVLLFRARGNQRPPDDNIDLKSVRSQTAKRSGPAASQEQNDEDDGAVKYENLGEPSTSVRLH, from the exons atgagagagagaagcaggatGGTTGAATTCAGACGGattcaaatgttgtttctgATACTGGTGCTTCAGTTTTcag CAGACATAACTGGACAACGttcctccttcactgtcagagatggagatgaagttACTTTGTCTtgtcaaaatgtgttaaatgatCAGGATAAATGTGACAGTACTACCTGGCTCTTTGGTGGTTTAAGAAGCACAGTATTAGTAGCGCTGATTGAACTTGGGCAGATTGGTGAAAAAGCCAAAGctaaatcagacagactgaatgTTACAGCGAACTGTTCTCTGGTTATAAAGAAGGTCACAGTTGAGGATGTTGGTCGTTACTTCTGCATACAGTTCAAATCAGGACGACAACAAGGTCAAGACTCTGAGGTTGATCTGTCTGTTGTtacca TGACTGAATATAAGAACAATAATGAGGTGACGTTAAGCTGCTCTGTGTTGAAACGTGGacagtgtagacacacagtgaaGTGGGTGTATCAGGGTAAAGATGTGGACAAAGATAACAAAGACTTGAAGACATCACAGTCTTCCTGTTCAGTCACTGTGTCCTTCCTGACTTCTCATTTTATTTGCACATCAAATCATGAGTTACTGAAGTGTAAAGTCACAGATCTCAACAATGGAAAAGTGCAGCTGTATAACATCAGTCCTCAGTTGTCATGTGAGAAACCAG GTGTGGCTGAAACAACAACTGAACCTGAAACAACATCAACACCACAAGAAG GTGCATACGCCATAACAGCAACAACTGCAACCAAAGATGCTACAATTACACCACAAG ATTGTTCTGCTCTGAGCTACATAATGTTGATGATGCGTGTGGCTGAACTCCTCCTCATCACTGTGATTACTGTTCTTCTCTTCAGAGCTCGAG GGAACCAGAGACCACCTGATGACAACATT gatTTAAAGTCAGTAAGAAGCCAAACAGCGAAGCGTTCTGGTCCAGCAGCCAGTCAG gagcagaatgatgaagatgatggtgCGGTGAAGTATGAAAACTTGGGAGAACCTTCTACTTCTGTCAGACTCCACTGA
- the LOC137168986 gene encoding uncharacterized protein isoform X2 translates to MRERSRMVEFRRIQMLFLILVLQFSDITGQRSSFTVRDGDEVTLSCQNVLNDQDKCDSTTWLFGGLRSTVLVALIELGQIGEKAKAKSDRLNVTANCSLVIKKVTVEDVGRYFCIQFKSGRQQGQDSEVDLSVVTMTEYKNNNEVTLSCSVLKRGQCRHTVKWVYQGKDVDKDNKDLKTSQSSCSVTVSFLTSHFICTSNHELLKCKVTDLNNGKVQLYNISPQLSCEKPGVAETTTEPETTSTPQEGAYAITATTATKDATITPQDCSALSYIMLMMRVAELLLITVITVLLFRARGNQRPPDDNIDLKSVRSQTAKRSGPAASQEQNDEDDGAVKYENLGEPSTSVRLH, encoded by the exons atgagagagagaagcaggatGGTTGAATTCAGACGGattcaaatgttgtttctgATACTGGTGCTTCAGTTTTcag ACATAACTGGACAACGttcctccttcactgtcagagatggagatgaagttACTTTGTCTtgtcaaaatgtgttaaatgatCAGGATAAATGTGACAGTACTACCTGGCTCTTTGGTGGTTTAAGAAGCACAGTATTAGTAGCGCTGATTGAACTTGGGCAGATTGGTGAAAAAGCCAAAGctaaatcagacagactgaatgTTACAGCGAACTGTTCTCTGGTTATAAAGAAGGTCACAGTTGAGGATGTTGGTCGTTACTTCTGCATACAGTTCAAATCAGGACGACAACAAGGTCAAGACTCTGAGGTTGATCTGTCTGTTGTtacca TGACTGAATATAAGAACAATAATGAGGTGACGTTAAGCTGCTCTGTGTTGAAACGTGGacagtgtagacacacagtgaaGTGGGTGTATCAGGGTAAAGATGTGGACAAAGATAACAAAGACTTGAAGACATCACAGTCTTCCTGTTCAGTCACTGTGTCCTTCCTGACTTCTCATTTTATTTGCACATCAAATCATGAGTTACTGAAGTGTAAAGTCACAGATCTCAACAATGGAAAAGTGCAGCTGTATAACATCAGTCCTCAGTTGTCATGTGAGAAACCAG GTGTGGCTGAAACAACAACTGAACCTGAAACAACATCAACACCACAAGAAG GTGCATACGCCATAACAGCAACAACTGCAACCAAAGATGCTACAATTACACCACAAG ATTGTTCTGCTCTGAGCTACATAATGTTGATGATGCGTGTGGCTGAACTCCTCCTCATCACTGTGATTACTGTTCTTCTCTTCAGAGCTCGAG GGAACCAGAGACCACCTGATGACAACATT gatTTAAAGTCAGTAAGAAGCCAAACAGCGAAGCGTTCTGGTCCAGCAGCCAGTCAG gagcagaatgatgaagatgatggtgCGGTGAAGTATGAAAACTTGGGAGAACCTTCTACTTCTGTCAGACTCCACTGA